One Carettochelys insculpta isolate YL-2023 chromosome 1, ASM3395843v1, whole genome shotgun sequence genomic window, TAAGGGATTACCACAGTAACGGTAATCATCAGGTCTTAACCTTACAGACCAGAATTCATAAATCACACGCTGATAGCCTCCCAAGATCATTGCAGCCCTGACAACAAACTGGGAAAATTACCTTACCCTTGTCCACCCAGCCACacttgcctttttttaaaaaaacaaaccccttGTTCCCTTAAGTGAAATGTATTACAAGTTAATGCCTGATCCCACCACAAAAGGGGTTGTTTCAGGTTCACAGTCACGGTCTGTTCCTACTGTGCCATGGCATTCTAAGCCACACTGAAAAACACAGTCATGTGGAGACAGTTCATAAAATCAAACTGGACTTCTTGAGTTTACAAAAAATTCTCCAGACTATCACAATGCCCATTTATATCAGCTGCACTGTTATTTTCCAGAAGAAAATAGTGCTCCCAGCTGAAAGCAAGAGACACATTTTAGAATGATAACACTATTGCCAGCCTCACACTCAGAAATTCTCCAACACCCACAAATCATAAGAGTGGCTCAAAAAAATCAGATTTGAAATAAAAGGTTATTTATGATGTTTGGTCTGGCTTGTGAGGTTAAATATCTCCTGCTCATCCTGCACGTGACAGGGAGGTGATAGCTTTATTTGAACTACTgagaaaagatattacctcattcacCTGACCTTGCTGATGTCCTGGAACAAACATGGTTACAACTACAATGCACATCCTGGGGTGGCCTGCCAGTGCTGCCCACACTCCCAAATGTATTGTGCAATGTGATTTTGGCTCCTGAGGTAGGAGCTCTCCGCCCCACATGCTTGGTCTCTGTCCTGCAAGTAATCCTACTGCTCCAGCTTCCTCTTTCTCTTcagcccacacagcccctgcctcacTTCAGCGCCTTCTGGGGAGATGAAGGAGTGGTACCATCTTGAGCGGTCAGACTCTGTAGCCCCTTTAGTGTTGCCAGTCTCCAGACTTTGTGACTTATTGTCCAAGTTTTGAAAGGCAACAGGTGACTTTTGGGCTGCCAATTACTTTCCTGGGGCAAAAGCAATTTGACTTATTGTCCTGCTGCTCCTTAGTCCCAGCTCTTTGCTGCCACTTGGTGGCCTTTGTATTGAGGACTCATGCAGGTGCATGCACAGTTGAACCGcatctgcctctccccagccagagaaAGCTGTGCAGAGTGTGCTCTATTGGGGAACAAAGTCCCACTCAGTGCAACAAAGTGGGGCTTCCTACTGGCCGCAGGATGTGTTCCACATGTGCATGAACAATGGCTTCTAATTAGCCAAGTTAAAGTTTGGCCAAGACGTATTTACTGGGCCCTGCCTAACCTTCACTGCCCAAGCATCAGTACAGGGTCCCATTTATGCCTCATTGGAAAGACATTTCCAGTACCACAGTAGTTGTGGACTAATTTGAAACTGTCCCCCTCCGAACTGCGCCCCCTAAGCACAAGGCCCAGGATGCTTAACTATGAGAAcagagcctctctctctctctctctctctctctctctctctctctctctctctctctgtgtgtgtgtgtgtgtgtgtgtgtgtgtgtgtgtgtgtgtgtgtgtgtgtgtgtgtgtgtgtgtgtgtgtgtgtgtgagagagagagagagagagagagagagagagagagagagagagagagagagacagagagagagatctgtgtgtgtgtgttggtgtgtgGAGGGGGTAAGAGCTAAATGTGTATTCCTGAAGCAGGTACTGAACAAATAACACCAGCCCAGAAAGcattctttttttctgattttactGGAAATAATGCTGTCCATTAGAAACAGTATCTGTGCAGGCTTTTACAGGGTTGATAGTTATGTTAAACCTATTAAAACATACCAGTAATAATAATTGCTCCCTGCTAGCTATTGAGAAATCCCAAGGGTGAGCATGAATATGTCCCTTGGAAGATGACAAAGCAGCTGATGTTTTTCTTCTCCCTGAGAAAATGTCTCTCTATTTTCCTATGTGCTGTTTGCAACTGAGTTTGTTTTACAGTTTCCGAGTCTGTTTCTTTGGAAGGAAGCATCTGAAATAATTACATATTCTTAAAGCTCTTATTGCAAGGGCTACATAAATTCTGAATGTCAGTTTTGCTTGTATCAGAGAGGAACAGCAGTTGAGAGTCACTTGCTGTTTAAAAGATGATAATTTTAACTGTCCTAAAAATCCACACATTGGCTCACAGTCTTAATATTTACTGAGCCTCATGGGGCTATAGAGTACAGCTAGTGGTCAAATTAGGGGTAAGGTGAGGATGCAGGTGTTTATTAGTTTGAGAGCTAGGAAGTGCTCAGAGATGAGACCTATGAGGACAGAAGTTGGGTGCCTACCCCTCCAGTGACATTTCTCGAGGAAAGGATGTGGAGCCATCTGTGCCCTTCTCAACAAGTTCTTCCGTAGTTCGTCATTACGGCTACTCCACCAGCCTACAGGAGGCAGTCTCAGGGGCTCTTCTCCTACCCACAGCTCCCTGATTGGGAGAAGGGACCAgcactctcctccctccccacgttGCCTCCTGCAGTGAGGAAGGGACACCTGCCCCTTGATGTTGCTCTCAATGGGGGAAAGGTGAGAAAAGAGCAATACAGGAGAATAAGGGGAAGGAAGGATGTTTACAGATGCGATACTGTACTCAGCTTGATCCCAACATGACTCCCTGACACTCTATGAATCTGCTACCAGTTCCTGCCCCTCCACAGGGAATTGAGTTGGTAAAGCAGGACTAGGCTGGACTGAACTGAGACAGGGGATACACAGGAACACTGAAGAACCTAACATACCTCCAACGCTTTATGAGGCAGGTGCACGGGGACACCAGGGCTGTATAACATGCAGGTGCTGAGAAATTATCTTTAAAAGAACGAGGAAAATAATTGCCCAAAACATATTTGTTAATGCAACTATAAGAGTGCCACTGCACCTTTCTAGACAACCAGGTTTAGTTTCATAACCACCTGAAAACCAAGAAATATAAAGGAAAAACCTGTAAGGAGATGGCCTCTCTCTGTAACCATATGGGAAGGCCTAAAGTCTACGGCTTTCATCTGCAGCCGGACTGTGGAATCCTCATTCTGATTAGGGTCCTCACTTTCCTATTGTTTGCTTGTATggtctctgtctggtttgtactTTGTAAATTAATAAAGGTGGTGGGGTATGAtaggttaggtaattctgttacaataAGTTAGGATTGGTTAATATGATTAGCATATGcattctgcttgcttggtaattgACAGTAAATAGAGAGCAGGATATTACTGTGTAAGACTTATACTTTGAGCCCTAGAACTCAGTAAAGTGTGTATCCCTAGAGTGTGGGAGTGACAGAATTTTGTCCAGGTAACACACTCTAGACTTGGAATGCAATCTGAACCCTAGATCATCCAGAGTTTTTCAATTCTAAGGCTGAAACTCCAAAGAGACTGGCAAACAACTAAAATGACTGCCCAATACTAAACATCAAGGTGATGACCACTGTTGAAAACTTGGAATTgctgtgtcacacacagaaaaaCACCAAGGTTTTCTCTGACTACTGCCAGCATGTTTACCAAGACTGATATTTACCAGATCTTGACAATCAAAATCTCAGCTGAATTGAGCACAAAAGCTGCAGGAGAAACACATGGAAAAAGCCCACCTGCTTCTGGAAATCCTTTCAAGCTTGGAACACAAGAAAACTAAAAAGAACATTCAAAATCTTTAGCACAATGCTCAGCACAAAATTGGAGGCAACCATGGCCCATAATCTGAACCCCAAAATGTTTGGTGACAAAAATTCTTTTCGGAACGCCATGCGGGTGTTGCAATTCATTCTCAGGATGAATTTTGCAGCAGACCATCACTGACTGTTATGCCATTGGGTTTCAACCATTTGCCATGAAATTTCAAATCTGGAAGGGGAATTGATTACTTACCTCAACATGCTTAACTCTGACAATGTGAAACTGGAGGCACTGACTTTTTGGAACAGTCGTCAAGACACACTTTTCACTTCAACAAAGTGACATGCTGAGCTTTAAGTGTATCCTCTGGATCTAGCAACGCAGAGTGCATATTTAAAACTTGACTACCTCCAAAACAGCAAGAGACTCAATGTAAATGATGATACTTTGAAGAAAATTAGGTGAGAATATGCAAACCACAAATTCAAGAAAAACTATTAGCTACTACTAACCATCTAAGACAAAAATCAAATGTTTCAATTATACTATAGAAAATATGTATATTATAAAAGCTTTTGGAGGGCTGTTTTTCCCCCagtgtgtttaatttttttaaaactcaatTTTACCCTGGTTTTAATGtttggaaaacaaacagaaaaattccCACAACTGTTTTTTCAAGAAATAAAGACTGCAATGTGAAACTAAATGGATTATATGGGTGATCACTACTGCTCGCAATAACAAAAAATCAAGATTATTGGAGTTATCTAATACTGATTACGTTACTCTATAGCATAATATTCACAAAGCAGTAACAACGTGGGAAAGAGTACAGGAAGCAAGTTAACAGTGGTTCTTCTTGATAATTTTTAAATAGTCTTTTCTATGTATTAACTCACAAAAGAAATCCTGTACTTCCTGGATGAACTGCTACCTCAGCTAAAAGGGAGCATTTAATTTGCACTTGGATGTCTGACCCAAGGTGCTCTAGTGCTTTATAAAATTCATCTTCAGAGAGCTGAAATATCTGAAATATCTTAATCTTTGGAAAAAAGAGATAACTGACCTGGTTCACATTTCAATACAGCTGGCACAGAAACATTCTCCCTACCTGGGGTCTGGAAGGGGTAGCCAAAAATCACAAACCACACCCAAATGTTCAATTTGTTATATACAATATCATATCTGATGACTAATATTTGTTGTAAATCAATGTAAGAATATCAGAGATTTTAAGGGTAAATGTAACAGGCCCAAATTTGGATTTGAGTGAAATAGGTACAGCAATGGCACTGCCTTCCATGAAATTTCACCTACCTTACCCTAGATTCAGTTTTGGCCAATTGCACTAGTATTTCTGGACATGAACCACATAGCctcacctcccttccccactTCCACAAATGGTGCAGGCTCTATGTCTGACAATATCCATCCTCACTAGCACACAAATACTTACAAGACATTTAAACTGAAACAAGAAACATTATCTGTTACTTACCTTCCTCCTCCTGAAAACTAACAAAGCTCTAgacacagagaggaagccatgttaatctgtatcttcacaaaatataaaagcagttctatagcactttaatgactaacaaaatgattttttaggtgaagagctttggtgggacagactcacttcttcagatgtggaaattcAGTTCAAAAGAAACTGGCACAACGagaaccccgttgccaacttcgTCCACATATTTACTGTGGAGACACCATCAATGAACCTAAGCCTGTCAGTTAGACAATCAGGgttcatattcctgtacctccatcAAAGTTATATATGCTATtgtgtgtcagcaatgcccctctgggCAATCACTtcagcaaagaatgaatggacacaaacagatattaggaatctgaatacccATAAACccgtcagtgagcatttcagtggagcaggccatagcatccaAGACCTCAAAACCCGCACCCTAAAACAAAAAGAGTAACACCAGATGTCAGAGGGAGACCTCTGAATTAGAATTTATTCTCAATTTCCACACTTTCTGGTTTGGCCTCAATATAGATAACAATTACCTTACGGATGACAAGGACCATTTCcgcatctttgatattcgtagtgaccTCAAGCAACGCACtcaacttaacagacacttgccataagtaattttcttcctcctcttcccctcaccccttctGTCTTATGCAGCTGATCCGtcagttttaatttcattttttcccctatcTTTGTTTAATTCTCATCATGACAGTTTACTTTTAACAAAACTTCCAAAtctgaaaagtgggtctgccccacaaaagctcatcacctaataaatcactgttaatctttaaagtgctaaaagactgttttgttttttggttttgtgaagtcCTACAAAGTAATAGTTGTACAAAGAAATataggactgaaaaaaaaaaaagagccaaacACAGAAGGTGAGCTCAAAGAAAAATGAGGTTGCTCAGCACACTGTAAATTGGGCCAAAGTTGAAGAAAAGTGAAGAGACTTCTCTTCCAGCTTCAGTATCAAAGCACATATACAGCTTCTGTTCTGTCTTGCTTTGAAAGATGTTTGTACACTGATAACTTAATCTTTCAGACATGTGAAAACAGATGTGCCACTCTTACCTCTTTTTCATGAACTTTAAAGTATCAGAGAATCAAATAACAATGTATTTAAATACTAGTCTGATACAGACATACTTAGCATAATATTTATTGTATTATCACACTGTTTGTTTAAGTACCTATATTATGTTCACCCCAAAATTCTACATTATATGACACATAGGATCTCTCACGTCAATTAAACTAAGATAAAACTTTAGGAAATTTATTTGTAAAAAAGTGTTTATTCAAGTGTTTTATAAACTACTAGGCAAATAGTCACTAAAACCTTTGTGCCATAAGtgtaaacttattttaaaaacttgtgTTAAAAACTCATACAGGAATTCccattaatgttttaaaaaagtttgctcacgcATTGAAAGAAAATACATTAGCAACCTCTTCCAGCAGAATCCATTTTTATAAAAGTAAATCTCTAGGTGCAGAACTGTTCTACAGTACATCTTctacagtttatttttaaaatcacatgaTTGCATATCATCACCACCTCTATTGTCTTTTAGAATTTGATCTATAAGTTTCTCTTAAGCAGATGATATTCAATGATGTGATATACACTGTCACAGGTACTACAATTATTATGAGTGTGCACACGCTGCATTTTACTTACAAAGCAAGACCTTTCCATATGCCATCTCATACCATTCCTCGCCAAGACAGTTAATTTGATTATTTACCGTTACAATCATGAAAGTTTTCCGAGCAAAAATGCTAAAATCCACGGCCCAAATTCTCCACTCACTGACATACTTGACACTCCCCTGAATAAAACCAAGTTTTGGTCACTTGAGCGTGAGAGCAAAATTTGGTCCATGACTGTAAACATTCACAAAAGCCTGCTGCAAACAGTGATGGATAGGTAGTCTATGTGCCATACAATTACTTCCATTAGCATAGGGGGATGGTAAAGAGCATATCCTGGAGGTGCAATGAAAGGCTTGCTTGCATTTTTGTAAAGAGATGTCGCTTGCTAGCTAAATTTCACTCAACTAAAAGTAACTAATTCCTACCCCAGAATACAGCACAGTATCACATTTCCTGGGTTTCTTAAGTTCTGACTTAGATGAGTATTCAGTTCATCAGCAGGCTCACAGTATTTCATATGGCTAGACTGATCTAGTCTCCCCTTGAGATACTACCGATACTAATAAAAAGGTCCTCATGCATATGAAGGAGAGAATAAATCCCAAGAGCCATACATGGACTTTGATCAGTGCACACAGCTCTTACAGATGGTAACAAGAGATGTGCATCTAAACTAAGGATTGTCTACAGCTTTAAGAGTCTAATTTCAATCTAGAAGTTCTTCCTACATTACCACACATTGTACAAATTTGAAAAGAATGATGGCTGAAAAATACCACACACTGTTTAGAATACCATTTTCTCCATATCATTTGGTTGCCAATTCTATTTATAGAGAAAGTCTGTGTTTAAAAGACCTGCTCCTGTGACAAACCAAACACTCAATTCCTTAGCTATTAGCTAGGAAGTTGAGGATGTTCGGAACATCACAGGCTCACACCCTCAATTGTTCAAAATTAAGAGTCATCTTGAATTTCTTTGTAATCTGACACAGTTTTCCAGAATCTCTTCactcttttcttccttctctgtccCAATTTCTGGGCCAGATCATGtcgccactgaagtcaatgtgtaTTTTTCCACTGACTTAATGGCAACAGGATGAGGCTCTGTCAAGCCACCACTGCAGTCTTCAAGTATGTCTTGTCAAGATGAAGATGATTACTTATTGCCATCCACTCTGGGGAAGACTTGACTGCAATGAAAACGGTGTTCCTGGTGCAGAGGGATAGCTAGCAAACCCATCAGGCTGAGCTGGATAGTTATCTAGAGCTGAAGCTGAATGTGCCTTCAAGGAAGAGAAAACAAGCAGATTAGGAAGGAGCtttgaaaaaaaacagaaagCCCCCAAGCAGGGGACAATTCTTGCTTATTCCACAGAACATTTAAAAAGAGCATAAGGGCAGAAAGTGTACCTAAGTGAAGGCAGTTGTTTAATTACACACTATGTTTTAGGGGAAAATTGCTATCATAAAAATGAAGGGCAGAAAGGGActttaagaggtcatctagttcaaccccCGCTGCTGAGATCAAAAAACCTGACAGGTGTTTAAATTAACTGTCCCTAAAACTCTCCAATGAAGGGAATTCCACAACCTGTCTTGGACATCTATTCCACGTCTTAACTATCGTgataattaaaaattatttcctaatctaaatcttccttgctgcagattaagtcaataacttcttgtcctaccttcagtggacaaaGAACAATTCATCTCCATTCTCTTTATAACTATGCTATTAACATAACCTCTGTCTTTTCTCAAAACTACGTATgtatatgctttttttttcctctagtcTCTCCACAGAGGCCAGGTCCTTTTGCCATTATTGTTTCCCTCTTCTAAATCCTCTTGAGCAGTTTGCCCCAAACTCTGCTGAAGCATGAtaaccagaactggacagagtagTCCAGTTAGGGACTCATCAGTGTCACATACAGAGGAAGAACTACCCCTTGGGTCTGACATAAGATACTCTTGTTAATGCACCCTCAAATATGAGCATTTTTTGCAACTGGATCACATTGCTGGTTCATATTCAATTAGGCATCCATTATAATCACCAGATCCTCTTCTGCAGAATTATTCCTTAGCCagttatttctcattttgtaatTGTACATTTCATTTTCCCTCCCAAGTGTAGTTATTTGCATGTCTTTATCAACTTGTTGATTTCAAGCCAATcaatcaaagttattttgaattctaatgcGGTCTTCCAATGTCCTTGCCAACTCtataaaatttgtagatgacTCCAAGCTGGTAAACACACTTTCCTCCATTATCTAAGCCATGGACAAACCCGATGGGGTCCCCTTAGATACATATTCCAAGTTTCATAGCAAGCCACTGATGATTACTTGAGtacagtctttcaaccagttttgcaccaaccttatagtaatttcatctcaACTGTATTTCCAGGCTCTGGATATGAGAATGTTATGTAAGACTGTGAAAAGCCATGATAAAATCAAAATACCATGTGGACAGTTTCCCACCACCCACTAAGCCAGTAACCCTCTCAAGGAAGGAAATTAGGATAGTCTGGTATAACATGCCCTTAACAAATGCATGCTGACGATTCTTTACAGTCCACTATCCTCTAGATGCTTACAAATGGATTGTTTAATAAGTTCTTTCTGTATCCTTCCCTGTAATAAAGTTAAGATAGCTGGTCTATAATTTCCTGAGGACCTCTTTGTACCCCATTTTAAAGACAGGTACTATTTAGCTGCCCTTCTACAATCCTTTGGGGCAGTAACTATTTTCCATATATTCTCAAAGATAATCATTACTATTTCCAagcttcagctagttccttaagtaTGTCACGATAAACGTCATCAGGTCCCGCCAATATAGACACACCTaacttatctaaatattctttgACCTGTTCTTCCTCTATTTACACTTGCGTTCCTTCCCCCTTGCTGCAAATATGAATTGTATATTGTGCTGAAATACACAATaacttttcagtgaagacagaagCCCAACAGGTATTAACATTAAACATCTCAACCTTCTTGATATTGGTCATTATTAGCTCTCTTTGCCCTCAGAGTGAAGGACCTACACTTCCCTTTGCCTTTTTCTTGCTCCTTGTGTTTTCACAGGCCCTCTTCTCATTGCATTTCATGTCTTTTCCTAGGTTTAGCtcaggttatatctacactacagctattaCAGAATGCTATGAAAGCTGTCCAGTTCACAAAGGGGGTGGTTTTCTAGAAACAGAAGTTTTATGAAGAGTTTCACTAATTTTCTAACCCTGAGTGTTTCTTCACAACTCTACTATAGTTTTAAGATCTATATTCAAGTTATAATTTCAGTAATCTAAATGTTCAAATAAGAACTATGTCTTCAACAATATAAGGGTACAGTTTTAAAATCCTATAGTTAATTCTTTATTCCCCTATCATTTCCCCTCTGTAAATCTTTAAATACTTTATAAAGCAAAGAGCTTCTCCATCTATAAGAACCAGTGAAGCACATattaagtgatttgcctaagATCACAAAATTACTgctaggaacagaacccaggtcttCCAACCACATGGTCAGAGTACTAAATCAAGATACTACTACTTTTACATGTCTGATCAGtttccttctttcctcttccACGCTTTCACAATGTATCCATAAGAAAGGATTTGACACAGCCATTGCCTTTAGagaaaggcagctgaaatgcaaCTGATAGTAGTTGTTGCTCTTGCAGGACAGGACTATCTTCAGACAACTGGACGTTGGATAACCACAGTATTTTGTATCGGCCTTGTAGCCAATTCTTTAAAATAAGGTAAGCTTTCTAAAAATCAAAAGATTTGATATTGAATAATTAAAACTCCTTAAGCCAGCACAGCATGAAGAAATATGCAACTTACCTGTAATAGTGCTGACTGTGCTGCTGCGCTATGCTGCAATTCCTGCAAGGAAGACTGTGTGGCACTTTGGGTAAATCCAGGGATACCAGGAAGAGACAAGAGACTAGGGAAAACTGTATTTCCTGGGGTTTGAAGCCCAGAAGTCAAGCTGAAAGATCCAAGACATCGTAGTTATTAGGAGCACTTTCAACAATATTTGATCCTAGACTGCTTAATAACGTTGGATTTTCTAAACCCCCCTAAGCTGCACCCACACAACATTTGCACGTACAAGCCAGGACactggtacacacacacacgcaactTGAGCATGCAAGCCAAATTCTTGTGTACAGTTTCCTGCTTGTGCACAAATATTTTGTAGGTGAAAATGTAATGCTGGATGTTTTCCTTGACACAGAAAAGGCTCTGATATAATCGTCTGTTACCTGAGTGTGTCACCTGATACATATTTTGAACCCATCCCTTGCAGACTCCTGGCATGTTGCTggaggtgctaagtaccctcaaCAAGGGTACTCATCACCTTGCAGGACTGGACCTTATAGAAACTGGGATCGTGTATACTACTTGCAAAATATAGACTGGCCTCCTCATTTAAAATCTAAAGACAGATGGAGATCTACTGTTGAAGTAACCATTTAAAACACTAAAAGTACTTTATCGCTATGCCTGGAAATACCATTTATGTCTAAAGTACATCAATGTTTTGCTGAGAAAGAAATGGTTTTGATCTCCTTCAGAAACAGAAACGTACCCAGCCTGTGCAACAAGTGCAGAGTTGAAGTTTGAGCTAAAGGCCGAGGCAAACCCTGGCAGGACCGGAGCCGGAGAtggggctgtggcagctgccGGCAGCGGTGCAACTGCTGCTACTGTAGAAGATGCCTGGAggccagggaaagaagggagagctggagtgACAGTGGGTGTGTTAGAGACAGGGAAACCAGGGAAGGATGGGTTTGATGATCCCAGAGGCCCCTGGGTGACAGAAAACAGGGAGGGGACGGCACTGGACAAGTTAAGCGGAAAGGGTGGAGCGGAGACTGTTGCTGAAGCAGTGAGCCCTGAGAGAACAGCTGCTGTAGAATTCACATGAGAAGCAGACACAGATGAAGCAGTGGTAGGTTGAGTGCCTAACAAAGACCCTGGGACAGTGACCGGGGGCGTAAGTGCTGGGTTACCAGTAAAAGCAAAGTTACTGGTCAGAGACGTGAAAGGAGGAAGTCCATTAAATACTGGGGCAACTGGTGCAGAGGAGGCATGTGGGGCAAGGGAAATGGAGGCAAGAGAAGTGGAGCTGTTTAAAGGAGTACTCAAAGAGGACAGACCTGATAATGTTGGGTTAAGTGAACTTGGTACACTGACGGGCACTGATGCTGCTGAGGTATATGCACGCCCGAGTGCTGACAAGCCTAGTGTGCCATGAGAAGGGCCTTTGAAGGCTGAGAGAGGAGGGCTCATGGGTTCGGTTTTGACCAGAACTGGAACAcctgtggcagctggggctgatgAAATTTGCTGCTCGGGATTAGTGGGGCTCGCACCATGCAAAAGAGCAACAGAGGAGCCACAGCTGACTGGTATAATAGATGGTGAAGTGGTTAATGGTGACTGTGTTGGCAATGTCGGGGGAGTGGAACTAGGATTGGCTACAGAGGGAGACGGAAGACCCGGGAAAATGGCCAGCCCTGGCGTGGAAGAACACTGTGGTGTAGGTGTGGCAGATGGAgtataacatttgtttacagagGAGGCAGGAGGCTCAGAACTTTGATTAGCAAGTGCAGATAAAGAAGCAAGCTCGCTTGTCACAGCAGAAGGCAAAGCATTGATTAATGAGGTATCATTTGACGTCAGAAATCCCTTTAAGACGGATAGAATTGGATTAGGCAAGCTAAGCGGGCCAGAGATGCTAGTGGCAGGAGAGCCAGCAACTGCAGAGGGAATGGGACTAGATATTCCTTGAGGAGTGGGGGTCAAGGACAAAGGGAGGCCAGCAAAAATTGATGATAATGGTGTAGGATTACTAACTGAAGCAATTGAAGAGGTTGCAGGAAAGGGGAGGCCAGCAAATGGTGCAGAAGAAGATGCAAAAGCTTCACTAGAGGCAGGTGGTACGCATGGTGTGGAAGAGCCTTGTGGAGCTGATGTAGCAGCAGGGATAGAAGCCAGTCCAGAGAAAATTGCAGGAATAGGGATGGAGGTTGCACTATGAACAGATGTGACAGGAACACTAGGCAATGAAAGTGATTTGATGACAGATGGGGTCGGGGTTGATGGCTGAGATGTATGGATGGAAGAGACCTGCCCTGGGAAGACAGGAAGCACAGGGGTAGACATGCTTATCCCAGGGATGACTGCAGTGGCAGGTGCTAATGGATGGCTTATCGCCTTGACAGGGGACGGGGTAGGGACTGGAGTAGCAGCAGGTGTTGAAGGATTAGAACCATGAGGAGTAAAGAGCTGATTCGCTTGTGCAGAAAAAGCTGCAAAGAAACAAAACTGGTAAGAATACTTGAAACTGACAGAAATGTTTCAATTCAACACAAATGTATCTTGCATAATTATACAACATGCTACACAAGCAGTAACTAGCATACATTTGTATATACACAATCAACATGAAAAGCTATGAAGATATAATAGAGAA contains:
- the PROSER1 gene encoding proline and serine-rich protein 1, giving the protein MDKKSFETVLDEIRKAVLTEYKLKAIEYVHGYFSSEQIVELLRYFSWAEPQLKAMKALQHKMVAVPASKVVNILNCFTFSKDKLVALELLASNIVDAQNYRLIEDLFRINMSEKKRCRRILEQASKGGCKAPHAMISSCGMIPGNPYPKGKPSRINGIFPGAPIKKETEECTNEGKGIAARILGPSRPAPATYNPHKPVPYPIPPCRPHATIAPSAYNNAGLVPIASVLAASLAAPPTYTPNQVVSENEDLSSQAKPSQSQAFSAQANQLFTPHGSNPSTPAATPVPTPSPVKAISHPLAPATAVIPGISMSTPVLPVFPGQVSSIHTSQPSTPTPSVIKSLSLPSVPVTSVHSATSIPIPAIFSGLASIPAATSAPQGSSTPCVPPASSEAFASSSAPFAGLPFPATSSIASVSNPTPLSSIFAGLPLSLTPTPQGISSPIPSAVAGSPATSISGPLSLPNPILSVLKGFLTSNDTSLINALPSAVTSELASLSALANQSSEPPASSVNKCYTPSATPTPQCSSTPGLAIFPGLPSPSVANPSSTPPTLPTQSPLTTSPSIIPVSCGSSVALLHGASPTNPEQQISSAPAATGVPVLVKTEPMSPPLSAFKGPSHGTLGLSALGRAYTSAASVPVSVPSSLNPTLSGLSSLSTPLNSSTSLASISLAPHASSAPVAPVFNGLPPFTSLTSNFAFTGNPALTPPVTVPGSLLGTQPTTASSVSASHVNSTAAVLSGLTASATVSAPPFPLNLSSAVPSLFSVTQGPLGSSNPSFPGFPVSNTPTVTPALPSFPGLQASSTVAAVAPLPAAATAPSPAPVLPGFASAFSSNFNSALVAQAGLTSGLQTPGNTVFPSLLSLPGIPGFTQSATQSSLQELQHSAAAQSALLQAHSASALDNYPAQPDGFASYPSAPGTPFSLQSSLPQSGWQ